The DNA sequence TGAGGCGTATATATGCTTTCGCAAAGacggtaaaaataaaaactctatGTAACCCAGATTTTGGCAAACGGCAGCTACAAGAATTTTTAATCACTTTCAGATTATGCAAACTAAAAACAGTGCTTCAGCGAAATCATTCATATTTACAGTTCCAGTAAATAAAGCAGAAAGTAAAGGCCACCATCATTGCTAGTGACGGCTAAGGAAATTTAATCTCTGATCTCACACCATCACACGCAGAGCAATTCCATGATCTTTGTTTAGTCTGGGCTTTACTGTTTGTTTCAGCCATTTTTCATTCAGGGTCATGCTGTATACAGAGTTTGCTCAAGTGTTTGTGTAGGCAGTTCTGATGTATTCATCACATCTTAGTTTGTTCAGAGCACTAAACATCCGAGAGAAATCTTTCGGCGATATAAAGAGCAATTCAACTTTTCTGTTACATTAGACTGGCTTAAACTGGTTGGCTAAATTGACTATTTGTGCTTGTCCTTGTTCATgtttttctgaatttattttacttgtgtgtgtgcatagcCCGGTCGTGATGCGAAAGGTGCAGCTTTGGCACTTTTTACAGCACGTCTCTATCGGCCAGACATCACTACCCATAAGGCTGTTCTTCAGGCCATTATATATCAGCTGGACAAGGCCATTGAGAGGTAAAATAGACCACATCCATAAATCTGATCAAATTTAATATGGTTAATAGCTTTGCATTTTCATCTAAATCATCTTTCTCTCCCGCAGCGTTCAGACACAGAGAGATGGGCTCATTTTCATCTATGATATGACTAACTCCACATATGCCAATTTTGACTATGAGCTTTGCGTCAAGATTTTGAATCTGCTTAAAGTAAGTGTTTTTATGCTCTCAGAACCATCTGTCTGTTTCACTGTGCGTTCATATGGCTATAACAGAAATCAGTGGAGCTTGGATTTACTTGGATATATACAAAGCTTTTCATCTGTCGTGTGTATTTGCTGTTATCTTTGTAAAATGTGGAGAACTGGAGGTTTAATATTCAGACGCATACAATTAGGGTTTGCTGTTATATtgatatatcatatatatatatatatatatatatatatatatatatatatatatatatatatatatatatatatatatatatatatatatatatatatatatatatatataggataatTTGTCAATGTATTAGAATTGTACACATCGCTGagattttcatttactttttgttgTCTAAAATATAGATTCCTTACAGATTTAGTTCTTAGACTCATTTCACAATCTAATTGCTTGTCTTGCAGCTGACAAAAGGCTTATGGTGTTTTAAACCTAAAGTGTCTTTAGGTTCAGTAacaaaagtttatatatttaaaaaaaaaaaaaaaaatgtttgcatgctACATTTGTTCATATACTCTAAGTTTGGGATTACTAAGATATTGTAATGTTCTTAAAATAAGTATCTTATTAACTTTTCAGCAGGCattattcagttttcagtgtcacatgatccataGACAGTAGAGATTTTTGCCGGTATACAATATGCCgatatttttaaacttattttggcCGTTACcgatatttcattttatttggaaacaacAGCAAGTCTCTCCTGTGCagattaaaagcattttttagttcaaattcggttattttttaaaaatatcttatttgttaaaattaggtagttttttttgacagtactttgaagcattaaaaataactataaacaaACTATATATCAATCACTACATTTTCCTACAAAAAAGATGcctaacatttttttctctgaaaatctTTTAGAGcttataatttaaaagatttaacacattatacattactgaatataaaaagcattgtatatttatatgtattttattttttaatatatttattatattattttatttattttgttttgtaatttacaAGTGTcgtgtttgtcatttttttcatgtcaGCTATAGCTTCTGACCTGTTAAATCAAAACACACTCATTATTTTGTGACTTCAGTTACTTTACAAAATTAGAAACACAGCCTAAATGTTATTTGTGAAAggtatttcactttttatttaattagaagTAGGCCAACAGTGACCCCTACCATACTAGAAGTCCTTACCCAATGGGCATTAGGACCTGGGTTTGGGGGCTCTGCCGCTGCACATACACTGAACGTGTTATTCTATGCTGTGCTCTCACAGATTAAATGCAGCAATCCCTAACAATCAATCTACTCATCTTTCAGACAAAATTTAGCTTCAAGAATGACACTGCTGATCTAATCTCTAGCACCCTGAGAACATTGGCGAGACCTATCGGTATCATGTTTCAAATCGGgccatgctgtttttttttttgtttttttttttttatttaaagccgATATCGTCTGATTCTGATTTCAGTCcgataaaatattaattctagAAAGTTGATTTGATGTTCAAGGTTAGAATTATTGATGTTGACAacagtttataattatttatatttttgtgaaaactgtaacacattgtttttcaggattctttgatgaatagaaagatcaAAAACCAGCACTTTGACACAGTTGTTAAAGCCATTACATTCCCCTTTGATTAATTTAACGCAGCTGAATAcaagtttaaattttttttacaaattccatttttttactgtttgaaaaattaattatttcagctttgctttagttttagatgcattttaaatcttGTACTTGGaaactatgtaaaaaaaaaaaaatcctctgtttaaataactataatagTGAAGCAAAGGCAATGCTGACCAGTTCTTGAAATATCTTGAAAAGTCGATATGTCCTGCTATCTAAGGGTGCATGAGATCATTTTTCTCGTTTTGTCCAAAATTGACGAAAAGCATGCAGACATTCCGTTCtctaataaacagattttttctattttagctCCAGCCATTACAGTGCATAAAATCAAGCACATATCCACAATCCTCCTGAGACAATAATTTTTAGTTCCAGCATTACAATGCCCCTGTGCACAAAGCTAGATGTAGAGAGATTATTCATTGAGCTTCATGTGAAAGAACTGCTCAATGCCCAGACCTGAACCCCActgaacacctttgggatgaattgtCCCGCAGACTGTAAGCTAGGACCCATCACACATCTTTACTGCCTAACCTCACAGATGCTGTCAGCTCTGAATTTGAGCAGATCCTCAGCATGTAGTGTCTTTCTAGAGCAGTGAAAGCTTTAATAATCATTCTAATTCTTTGAGAATAGAGATGTCCACACCGCAACTATAATGTTAACACAGaggaacattattattttgagaataacttattttccagctgatgaacgatAAGAACTTTGACAGCCAATCTTACTGATAAATAGAATGTTATTATGCATTGGCATGGATATTAATGTAGCATAAATGCCTGCTTAAAATATTGacttaaaatatagtaaaattgtgttaaaaatattgtctattttacagtatttttttatcaaataaattgaACCTAAATGAGCATAAGGGACAAATGGTTGTGCGTGTTCTTGATGTTTCAGAGGGTTTGTTTAATGGGTGGGTCTGTGGATGGGAATGGTGCAGCCTTTTTTATGTTGTGCTTACtgtcttttttgttatttaggGGGCTTTCCCTGCTCGTCTGAAATGTGTCTTCATTGTGTCGTCTCCGCTGTGGTTCAGAGCACCGTTTGAGGTGCTTCGTCtgtttgtgagagagaaacTGAGAGAGAGGGTATGTCTAGAGCTCATTAAACTTTTTCAAGTGGACACTgctacatttatcatttttaaggGTGCAATACGTTGAGCGTGATCGcttgtttgtgttcatttgaTACCTCTGCAGGTGTGCACTGTAAAAGCCCACGAATTGGTCAATCACATCCCGGTCAGCTCTCTTCCAGAACATTTGGGTGGCTCATCACAGTACAGTCACATTGCTTGGATCCAGTCCTGCGTCAACTCCAGCCCCAACCACCCTAATAACTCGCCCTACGTCACTGCGGATTGCTTGGGCAGCCTGCTCCGCTCCTACTCCATGGAGCATGGCCAGAACACTTCAGCAGACCCCTTAACTGCCAATACTTCAGGGGCCACCCTCCTGGGGGACGGACTGAACTCAAACTGCCCCATTCTGGATGACGGAAATGCCAATCTGCAGAACCACAGGACAGCAGGACATGCGCATTGGAACGGCTCTGTACTGCCAGGTTCAGGGGGAATCTCGGGGTCCAATGCCAATGTCGTCAATGGGCGTGGCCGGCAACCACCACCACAGTCAGACACGCCCCCTGACACACCCCTGcatcaaaaacacacagctgGTGCCATTGTACCAGGAGGTGGTGGGACTGTGGGTATGGAAGGTGCATGTTTGGATGACAGGCAGGATGGCAATGGTGCTGAGGACAGCCTACAGGATGTGGAGTTTCTAGAAGAGGAAGTGGACGGGGAGATGGCGTTCCACCCCTCCCATTGAAATCAAGGCCGCCGCCTCTCCATCACAGCTCCTCCCCGGATATGAGCTGGTTACCGGGAACGGAAACGGCTGCTTTGTCGGTGCACATGGCAGAGCCGGGCGGAATGAGCTTGCAGGATCTGGTGCAGCATGTGAAACGTAAAAAGAAGAAGGGCATTTATCAGGAGTACGAGGAGATCCGCAAAGAACCTCCTGCTGGGACCTTTGACT is a window from the Puntigrus tetrazona isolate hp1 chromosome 1, ASM1883169v1, whole genome shotgun sequence genome containing:
- the ptpn9b gene encoding LOW QUALITY PROTEIN: tyrosine-protein phosphatase non-receptor type 9 (The sequence of the model RefSeq protein was modified relative to this genomic sequence to represent the inferred CDS: inserted 1 base in 1 codon), with amino-acid sequence MAEALTTQEEVAVEEFLAELRCREQSQNADLVSQMTAVKFLMARKFDVSRAIDLFQAYKNTRIKEGIYNINPNEEPLRSELLSGKFTVLPGRDAKGAALALFTARLYRPDITTHKAVLQAIIYQLDKAIESVQTQRDGLIFIYDMTNSTYANFDYELCVKILNLLKGAFPARLKCVFIVSSPLWFRAPFEVLRLFVREKLRERVCTVKAHELVNHIPVSSLPEHLGGSSQYSHIAWIQSCVNSSPNHPNNSPYVTADCLGSLLRSYSMEHGQNTSADPLTANTSGATLLGDGLNSNCPILDDGNANLQNHRTAGHAHWNGSVLPGSGGISGSNANVVNGRGRQPPPQSDTPPDTPLHQKHTAGAIVPGGGGTVGMEGACLDDRQDGNGAEDSLQDVEFLEEEVDGEMXVPPLPLKSRPPPLHHSSSPDMSWLPGTETAALSVHMAEPGGMSLQDLVQHVKRKKKKGIYQEYEEIRKEPPAGTFDYSKKASNQIKNRYSDVLCLDQSRVRLCQLNNEDDETSDYINASFMDGYKRSNAYIATQGPLPKTFGDFWRMVWEQMVLIIVMTTRVVERGRMKCGQYWPLEAGRTEKYGYFLVRNVHIEMFQDFKLSHLELFNTQTGECREVSHYLYMSWPDFGVPKSASAMLDFRAHVKQRQESSLQTLYPDWTGPPGGPPVVVHCSAGIGRTGTFCTLDICLSRLEDIGTVDIKQTVRRMRTQRAFSIQTWDQYYFCYKAVIEYAQQSGLLQPVEWSDTELETDSE